One Terriglobales bacterium genomic window, GGGTGGCACGGCCAGCGCCTGCGTCGGCCTGGCCAAGTCGCTGGGCGCCGAGATCGCCGGCGTCGGCTTCGTCGTCGAGCTGGACTTCCTCAAAGGCCGCGAGAAGCTCAAGGGCGAAGACGTGTACTCGCTGCTGCGGTACGACAAGTAAAGGGCGCCCGGTTGCTCCGGCGTTACCATGTTTGCAACCCTCGCCCGTGCCGCATATAGTTACGCCCATCAGTCCCGTCGGCCGCCTTTCACGCGCCTGAACACCGCCGGGGATTGAAGCATCGCGCTGCCTCCCATTTTGGGAGGCGGCTCCAGGAGAGGAACTGCGATCGCCACCGCGGCTGAAGGCAAGAACCGAGAAACCGGCTCCAAGGATTATGTCACCGCCTTCGCGGCGGTGATGACGCGCGCCGCCACGCCCCGGTCCACCGACGAGGTGCTGGCTCAGGTCCCCAGCGTACTGGCCACCGAGTTCGATGCCGAACGCTCCGAGCTTTGGCTTTGGGACGAACCTTCCCGGTCCGCCTATCTGACCCATGCCGCGGGCCAGCCCGGACACCACCGCCACGATTACGCGCCCGCCGGGGAGGGCGCCATCGGCAAGCTGGCGGACGCCCGCAAGACCGTCGAGAACGTGGAGGTCGCCAGCTTCGGCGGCGATGACCAGGAGTTCGCCCGCCGCACTGGCCTGACCCGGCTCTCCGCCTATCCGCTCGAAGCCCGCGGCCGCCTGGTGGGGGTCATCGCCAGCTACTCGCGCGCGGAGGTGGACGAAGAGCGGCTGCGCTGGTGGCGGCTCTACGCCGAGGTCACCGGCATCAGCGTGCATGAAGCCCTGGCTGCTCAGGAAAGCCGCAAGGCCATCACCCAGCTCTCCTTGCTGTTTGAGGCCACGCGCCTGCTGAATTCCACCCTCGACCTGGCCGAGTTGCTCGACCTGATCCTCAGCATCGCCCGCAAGGAGACCCAAGCCGACCGCGGGACGGTCTTTCTGGTGGACAAGCCTCACCAGGAGCTGTGGTCCATTGTGGCCTCGGGCCTGGACCGCGAGGAGATTCGCATGCCCTTCGGCCGCGGCGTGGCCGGCCGCGTGGCCCAGACGGGCGAGACCGTCAACGCGGAAGACGCTTACAAGCTGGCCTTTCACGAAAGCAGCTTCGACCAGAAATTCCATTACCGCACCAAGTCACTGCTCTGCCTGCCCATCCGCCACCACACCGGCGAGATCGTGGGCATCATCCAGTTGCTGAACAAGACCACCGGCGGGCCGTTCACTCCGGAAGACGAGGACTTCCTCACCAAGCTCTCCGGGCACATGGCGCTGGCGCTGGAGAACGCCCGCCTGCACCGCGAGTCCATCGAAAAGCAGCGCCTGGAAAAAGAACTGGCATTGGCACGGTCGATCCAGCGGAATCTGCTGCCGCTGTCTCCGCCGGTGGTTTCCGGCTTCGACCTGGCCGTGGTCAATGAGCCTTGCTACGCCGTGGGCGGAGACTACTACGACTTCCTCAGCCTGGGACCGCAGTCCATGCTGCTGGTGGTGGCGGACGTGGAGGGCAAAGGCGTTTCCTCCGCCCTGGTGATGTCCAATCTGCAGGCCACGCTGCGCGCGCTGGTGATGCACCTGCACTCGCTCGAAGTGCTCACGCTCTCGCTCAACGAGATGATGTACCACGACGCCAAGTCCACCAAGTACCTCAGCATCTTTTTGGGATTGGTGGATACCCGGCGCAACGGCCTGCACTACATCAACGCCGGGCATGTGCCGCCGCTGCTCATTCGCGGCGCGACCGGTGAGTCCAAGCGGCTGGAAGAAGGCGGGCTGGTTGTGGGTTTGTTCCCGCAGGCTGAGTACGAGCGCGGTTCGGTAAAGCTCGAGCCCGGGGACGTGTTGGTGTGCTGCACCGACGGCATCCTAGAAGCCACGGACAGTCGGCAAGAAGAATTCGGGTTCGAGCGCCTGGCCGAGGCCGTGGCCCGCCACCGCGCCAAGAGCGCCCAGGACATCGTGGATTGCGTGCTCGAGGAAGTGAACCGGTTCGCCGCGGGCGGCACCCACGTGGACGACAAGGTCTTGATGGTGATGAAAGTGGCTCGCGATGCCCAGCCGCAGACCGCGCTCGCCGGCACGCCCTGGTCGCGACCGCCGGGCTAGCATTAGCCACAGAGGCACAGAGACACAGAGCGAATCGGGATTAAGGACTGAGAACTACTTCTCCGCTACGATCAGCACGGCTTCTCTTGGCAGGTAGCCCTTCCTGCGGAACCAGTCTTCCATGGCAGCGCGCAACTCCGCGAGGGGCACTCGTGCGCCGATCTCCAGCAGGCCATCGCCGATGGGAAGGGTGTCGTCAAAGACGGGCGAGTTGGTGAAGTTGCGCATGGCGAAGCTGTCCAGCCACTTCAGCGGACACGGCTGGCGCTTGCCTTCGGCCTCGTATTCGACGCGGATTTTTCTGCAGAACATGGCGCGAGCGGTTCCGCTTCTCGCGAGCTTCAAGCGCGAAACACGAGAAACCAGAAGCGGGAAACCAGCACTAGCTAGCCGCTGACCGCTACCTTCACCGGCCCGGCGGCGCGCACCGCTTCCGGCGCGTCGAACTGCTCGAAGTTCTTGGCGAAGCGCTCCGCCAGGTTGGCGACCTGCGTGTCGTAGGCAGCCTTGTCCCGCCAGGCATTGCGTGGGCTCAGCAGTTCCGCCGGAACGTCCGGGCAGGACTTCGGGATGCTCAGTCCGAAGGCCGGTTCCGTGGCGTACTCGGCCTTTCCCAGGCGTCCATCCACGGCGGCCCGCACCATGGCACGCGTGTAGGGCAGGTTCATGCGCTTGCCCACGCCGAACGGCCCCCCGAACCATCCGGTGTTGACCAGCCAGCACTGCGCCTGATGGCGCCGCAGGCGGTCGCCCAGCATCTCCGCGTACACCTTGGGGCGCAGCGGCAAGAAGGGCGCGCCGAAGCAGGTGGAGAAGGTGGCTTGTGGCTCGGAGCCCACGCCCGCCTCCGTCCCCGCCACCTTGGCGGTATAGCCGGAGAGGAAGTGGTACATCGCCTGTTCCGGAGTCAGCCGCGAGATGGGCGGCAAGACGCCAAAGGCGTCTGCGGTCAGAAAGACCACGTGCTTGGGATGTCCGCCAATGCCGGGAATCAAGGCGTTATCGATGAAATCTACAGGATAGGCGGCCCGGGTGTTCTCGGTCAGCCGGTCATCGTTGTAATCGGGTACATGCGTTTCCGGCGAGATGACCACGTTCTCCAGCACCGCCCCGAAACGCAGCGCGTTCCAGATCTGCGGCTCATTCTCGCGCGAGAGCCGGATGCACTTGGCGTAGCAGCCGCCCTCGAAGTTGAAAACGCCGGTCTCGCTCCAGCCGTGCTCGTCGTCGCCGATGAGGCGGCGGCTGGGGTCTGCCGAGAGGGTAGTTTTGCCCGTCCCGGAGAGTCCGAAGAACAGCGCGGTCACGCCATCCGCGCCCACGTTCGCCGAGCAGTGCATGGGAAAAACGTTGCGGTGCGGCAGCAGGAAGTTCATCACGCTGAAGATGGACTTCTTCATCTCGCCGGCGTACTTGGTGCCGCAGATGAGCACCAGTTGGCGCTTGAAGTTCACTCCGATGAACGCCTCCGAGCCGGTGCCGTCGCGCGCCGGCTGGGCATGGAACTCGGGCGCGCAAATCACCGTGAACTCCGGCTTGTGGGCTACCAGCTCCGCTGCCGACGGCCGGACGAACAGTTGCCGCACGAACAGGTTGTGCCAGGCCAGTTCGTTGATCATCCGGATGGGCAGGCGGTACAGGGGGTCGGCGCCGGCGAACAGGTCCTGGACATACAACGTGCGGTTCGCGAGGTAGTCCACCGCGCGGTCGCACAGGGCATCGAACCTGGCCGCATCGAAGGGCTGGTTGACCGTGCCCCAGTCCACCCGCTCAGCGGTGATCTCATCCTTGACCGTGAACTTGTCCTTGGGGGAGCGCCCGGTGCGCTTGCCCGTGTCTGAAACCAGGGAACCGTTCGAGGCCAGGCGACCCTCGCTGCGCCGGATGGCGTGCTCCACGAGCGCACCCGCCGGCAGGTTGCGATGGACATCCTTGCCGTGGACGAGTGCGGCAATCGCGCTCATCAGGGCGTCGTCGGACATATGCGAGGCCTCCTGGGCCTGGGCCAAAGTATCAATTCTGCCTGAAGGGCAGGCCCGGATTCCAGTTTCGCGGTACGGAGACCTTCAATCCGGGCGCGCTCTCACGCTAACGCGTTGAGCACAAAGGCGCTGTGGCCTGCGTCACAAGACCCCCGTGACGGCCAATCTCAGCCCGCAGCCGCGGTCACAGCCGCTTCCGCCAGTACCTGCTCCAGGTGATCCAGGGTTTCTTCCACGCTGAGGGTGTACATCTCGCGGCCGCCCTCCAGACCGGATTCGATAGCGTGCTTCAGGAACCGGCCGGCGATGGCGACGGCCAGAGGGTCGGTGATGGCCTGGCCGGTGCGCTTCCGGTACTCGACCCAGGCGGGATG contains:
- a CDS encoding SpoIIE family protein phosphatase, which encodes MTRAATPRSTDEVLAQVPSVLATEFDAERSELWLWDEPSRSAYLTHAAGQPGHHRHDYAPAGEGAIGKLADARKTVENVEVASFGGDDQEFARRTGLTRLSAYPLEARGRLVGVIASYSRAEVDEERLRWWRLYAEVTGISVHEALAAQESRKAITQLSLLFEATRLLNSTLDLAELLDLILSIARKETQADRGTVFLVDKPHQELWSIVASGLDREEIRMPFGRGVAGRVAQTGETVNAEDAYKLAFHESSFDQKFHYRTKSLLCLPIRHHTGEIVGIIQLLNKTTGGPFTPEDEDFLTKLSGHMALALENARLHRESIEKQRLEKELALARSIQRNLLPLSPPVVSGFDLAVVNEPCYAVGGDYYDFLSLGPQSMLLVVADVEGKGVSSALVMSNLQATLRALVMHLHSLEVLTLSLNEMMYHDAKSTKYLSIFLGLVDTRRNGLHYINAGHVPPLLIRGATGESKRLEEGGLVVGLFPQAEYERGSVKLEPGDVLVCCTDGILEATDSRQEEFGFERLAEAVARHRAKSAQDIVDCVLEEVNRFAAGGTHVDDKVLMVMKVARDAQPQTALAGTPWSRPPG
- the pckA gene encoding phosphoenolpyruvate carboxykinase (ATP) — protein: MSDDALMSAIAALVHGKDVHRNLPAGALVEHAIRRSEGRLASNGSLVSDTGKRTGRSPKDKFTVKDEITAERVDWGTVNQPFDAARFDALCDRAVDYLANRTLYVQDLFAGADPLYRLPIRMINELAWHNLFVRQLFVRPSAAELVAHKPEFTVICAPEFHAQPARDGTGSEAFIGVNFKRQLVLICGTKYAGEMKKSIFSVMNFLLPHRNVFPMHCSANVGADGVTALFFGLSGTGKTTLSADPSRRLIGDDEHGWSETGVFNFEGGCYAKCIRLSRENEPQIWNALRFGAVLENVVISPETHVPDYNDDRLTENTRAAYPVDFIDNALIPGIGGHPKHVVFLTADAFGVLPPISRLTPEQAMYHFLSGYTAKVAGTEAGVGSEPQATFSTCFGAPFLPLRPKVYAEMLGDRLRRHQAQCWLVNTGWFGGPFGVGKRMNLPYTRAMVRAAVDGRLGKAEYATEPAFGLSIPKSCPDVPAELLSPRNAWRDKAAYDTQVANLAERFAKNFEQFDAPEAVRAAGPVKVAVSG